In Phycisphaerales bacterium, the genomic window GCGATAGATTTAGGTATAGATAATTTGATGGCTGTAACTTCAAATCAACCGGGTTTTACTCCTTTGTTGATTAATGGCAGACCGTTAAAAAGCCTAAATCAATTTTATAATCAGCGTCGAGCGAAGTTACAATCTCTCTTAAAAAGCAATCGTCAAAGTTCCCAGAGAATTCGTCGTTTAACCCGTTGCCGTAATCAGAAGATAGATAATTATCTTCACCGAGCTAGTCGTTATTTAGTCAATCTCTTAGTTGCTCAAGATATCACCACTTTAGTAATTGGGAAAAATGACGGTTGGAAACAAGAAGTGAACTTAGGAAAAGTCAACAATCAAAAATTTGTGACCGTTCCTCATGCTCGATTAATTGACAGGATTATTTACAAATGTCAATTAGCCGGAATATCTGTGATTCTTCAAGAAGAATCCTATACATCAGCTTCTAATTTTTTGAATTTAGATCCTCTCCCCGTTTATGGAC contains:
- a CDS encoding transposase encodes the protein AIDLGIDNLMAVTSNQPGFTPLLINGRPLKSLNQFYNQRRAKLQSLLKSNRQSSQRIRRLTRCRNQKIDNYLHRASRYLVNLLVAQDITTLVIGKNDGWKQEVNLGKVNNQKFVTVPHARLIDRIIYKCQLAGISVILQEESYTSASNFLNLDPLPVYGQLTEKPVFSGKRIKRGLYRTNQGVLVQSDVLCAYNILRKAFPNAFNRYGIERCVVHPRRINLSK